The sequence GTACATCACGTACCCGGTGAGCCGGTGCGTTTTGTGCCTGCAGTGCTCGGCCGTGCAGTGAGTGGGTGGGTGAGgttgatgtatatatacagaTTGTACAGAAATTACAGATCCTGGATcagtaaatatataataaatattgttttatctGTAGCACGTGGTGCCGCTTGTCTCGTCTTTCTGGATCTCCATCGCCATTTCTGAGCATTTATTCTTCATTATAAATAGAAGTCTTACCAGCAGGAGTTAATCCTATACATCcagtatatacattgtacatgagCTGGCAGCAGGCACAGGTAAATGGCGCCAATGTCCTCACAGCTCCTGAGCGCCCAACACTCGGGGGTCAActtagaccaatgtttcccaaccagggtgcctccagctgttgcaaaactacaactcccagcatgcccggacagccaacggctgtccgggcatgctgggagttgtagttttgcaacagctgaaggcgcactGGTTTGAAAGCACTGCCTTAGACAGTCTCTCGTCAGAGGCGTCATGAAGGGATCCCAGCCACACGCAGGTACTCACTCCAGCTGAGagtgtccccggctgtcacagggGTAAGTCCGTCGGCCTGCTCCGTGGCGTTCTGCAGCTGCTTCACCACATCTGTAAAGCAAGGTCTCAGCAGCGCCTCCCACTGCCAGCAGCTGCTCATTACCTCATACCTGGAAGAGCAGAAGAAGCAGTCACTATCGGTATAGTATATATCACTATAGACCTACTTACCTCCATGGttaaacccctttaaatgagtactcagggatataaaaatgtattccctatcctacAAGGCCCCCGATTCTCCTCCTGAATGGGGTGTgacgaccaccgcacaaagtaatggctgacacaccccctcaatgaatgtctatgggagagccggagcgctgcactCGGGACGTCTGTctttcccatagagctgcatggaggggacgtgtcggccatCACTTCGTGTAGTGGTTGACATGCTCCATTTAGAAGTAGAGCCCGTGCAGGAAGTCGGACCTCCACCGATCtgatatccttaggataggggatacgtttttacatcccggagtactcttttaaaggggtactccgcccctagacatcttatcctctatcccgccacgatctccctgctgcaccctgcgttcgtttagagcgtcgggtgcatcgccggaggctcgtgacctcacggccacgtcccctcaatgcaagtctatgggagggggcgtgacgccccctcccatagacttgcattgaaggggcgtggccgtgacatcaccagcagGGAATAtctgtgacttcacgagcctccgccctctATCGctcgtcatcaggcacagagcgatctttgctccgtgcaccagatgacagggggagctgcaggagagatcgcgggggttcccatcagcgggagccccgcgatcagacattttattccctattctttggatgaaGTTAGGTGCCAAGGAGTTTCATGCTTGGTGGTTACACTCACACTGGGTAGTTACAATTATATTTGGTGACTGTATATACTTGGTGGCTGTATATACTTGGTGGTTACACTCACACTGGTTAGTTACAATTATACTTGGCGGCTGTATATACTTGGCGGCTGTATATACTTGGCGGCTGTATATACTTGGTGGTTACACTCACACTGGGTAGTTACAATTATACTTGGCGGCTGTATATACTTGGCGGCCGTATATACTTGGTGGTTACACTCACACTGGTTAGTTACAATTATACTTGGCGGCTGTATATACTTGGTGGTTACACTCACACTGGGTAGTTACAATTATACTTGGCGGGTGTATATACTTGGCGGCTGTATATACTTGGCGGCTGTATATACTTGGCGGTTACACTCACACTGGGTAGTTACAATTATACTTGGCGGCTGTATATACTTGGCGGCCGTATATACTTGGTGGTTACACTCACACTGGTTAGTTACAATTATACTTGGCGGCTGTATATACTTGGTGGTTACACTCACACTGGGTAGTTACAATTATACTTGGCGGGTGTATATACTTGGCGGCTGTATATACTTGGCGGCTGTATATACTTGGTGGTTACACTCACACTGGGTAGTTACAATTATACTTGGCGGCTGTATATACTTGGCGGCTGTATATACTTGGTGGTTACACTCACACTGCGTAGTTACAATTATACTTGGCGGCTGTATATACTTGGTGGCTGTATATACTTGGTGGTTACACTCACACTGAGTAGTTACAATTATACTTGGCGGCTGTATATACTCTCACACTCACACTGGGTAAGTACAATTATACTTGGGCCGTATATACTTGGCGGCTGTATATACTTGGTGGTTACACTCACACTGGGTAGTTACAATTATACTTGGGCTGTATATACTTggtgtatataccagctgtatatactGGGTGGTTACACTCACACTGGTTAGTTACAATCATACTTTGCGGCTGTACATATTTGGTGGTTACACtcgcacttggtggctttacattACATTATTTGATTACACTGAGGTGCCCATATACTttagacttaaaggagtagtccagtggtgactcagtagtgagcaacttatcccctatcctaaggataggggataagttgcagatcgcggggggtccgaccgctggggccccatgcgatctcctgtacggagccccgacagcccgggggaagggggcgtgccgacccctaaatacaactctatggcagagccgaagtgctgccttcggcaatctccggctctgccatagagatgtattgagggggcgtgtcggccgccgcttcgtgcgggggtcgacacccgctatctgggccgagagccggggccccgtacagagagatcgcagggggccccagcggtcggaccccccgcgatctcaaacttatcccctatccttaggataggggataagtttttcaccactggactacccctttaatttggccAAAACTTTAGATGGGGATGAAGAACAAAAATGCTTCTACTTCTACCCCAACTCCCATCATCTGATTTTAAGTCTCTGCTTCagtcctctgctgccacctggTGGGGACTCACAACTATAAGCTATAgatcaggcataggcaaccttcggcactgcagatgttttggagcCAAATTACTGCCAAAGCACCATCACTGCcatatgtagtccaaaacatctgcagtgccaaaggttgcctatgtTTATAGATGATCGGAGATTGGCACCATCAAGAAGAGACCACAAAGCTAAAAACCATCTCCGCTCCCGATTATTAGAGGAGGAgaccacagagctgacaatcATCTGTGGGGGTGGCGGTGACACTTGGGTCCTGGGTGGACAGATtagcgttttttgttgttgtgtcaTCTTGTATgtatcctgcccccccccccccccatccccgggtcCCCATCCTCATCCTATAACTGACCCCATCCTATGTGAATAAGCCCAGAAAAGCTTAAAGGATTACTCCATCGCTAGACATgtcatcccccatccaaaggctaGAGGATAACatggctgatcgcgggggttccggcCGTGTCTTCCCAGTCATACGGTGCACAGAGAgacatgctggatgactggtgatcacagccacatatatatatgatcgaccgatatcgtttttttagggcagataccaataattggtgcaggttagggccgatagccgataacttataccgatattccggtataagttatcggctatttaaccccctgcgacaccgctgcagatcattgatttaaagcgggcgctttaaatcaatgatctgcagtggcttttgcggggccataggccgccgccaccacccgcttctctcccctacctgtcagggtggtccgggccatccatccatcgttcctatagtgtccgggggcattccgggtggagggtggtccggtccgggctgtgcttcttctccggcggtcatcttctccactccgggcaggctccggcctagtacgctgcatagacgccgctgcgcagtaacacccgtgcgcagcgacgcacctgacgtcacggcgtagcggcgtctatgcagcgtactaggccggagcctgcccggagtggagaagaagaccgtgggagaagaaggacagcccggaccggaccaccctccacccggaacgcccccggacactacatgaaggaaggatggcctggatcacccccattacgggtaagtttaatttttttattgactcggagggtgggggaggggcccgaccggtatagcggtatgggaaaaaatccataacggtataccgcctagcatcacagtgggccgggggtgcggtgcggtgggtcgagggggtggcggtcgcggtgcggggggcggggcattatcggcaagataattgccgataccgataatgcccaaaatcgtgattatcggccgataatatcggccataccgataatcggtcgatccctaatatatatatatatatatacacatacatacacacatatatatatatatatatatatatatatatatatatatatatataatctcaactggctccagaaagggaaacagatttgtaaattacttctattaaaaaatcttaatcctttcagtacttatgagctgctgaagttgagttgttcttttctgtctaagtgctctctgatgacacctgtctcaggacctgtccagagtagaagcaaatccccatagaaaacctcttctactctgtacagttcccgagacaagcagagatgtcagcagagagcactgttgtcagacagaaaagaacaactcaacttcagcagctgataattattggaaggattaagatttttttaatagaagtcatttacaaatctgtttaactttctgcagccagttaatatatataaaaacagtttttcctggaatacccctttaaagaaggcaGCATGTGAGCTCTTCCAGGGAAGGATTGACCTTTTAAGGCTCCTCGGCCAAATGGAGCTTCTTGTACAGATGCAGCaattgtctatgtcagtgttttccaaacagtgtgtctccagctgttgcaaaactacaacacccagcatgcccggacagccaaaggctgtccgggcatgctgggtgttgtagttttgcaacagctggagacacactgtttgaaaaaaacactaatcTATGAAGACTATAGTGAGGAGTCCATGACTATTACTGCCTGGGGAGCCCAAACTAAAGTGTTACCCCTTTGACCCCCATTTACTTACAGTCGGGGTCCGCACTGCGGGGGCTGCTCCATTCTGTAGTTCTTCTGTAGTTTGGATGGCAGCTGAGAGGGGTCCACATCCGGGTACGGGGGAGAACCTGTTAGAATGATAGAAGAAGGTGGGGGTCAGCTGGACACTGTGGGGTCAGGGACGTTAGGTCAAAGGTCGCCTGCAGACTGTGACCCTGCACTAGAACATATGGATTTAGTTGTGGCCCCAAAACCTGAATGAatgtttaaaggagaagtatcacgtACAAAAACTTATCCTCCATCTGCAGGATTAAATTTTAGATGGTGGGTCcaatcactgggaccccccgcaatctcctgtacggggtcctGGCTCTCTCCGGGAACGGGGCGTGTAAACCCCTGCACAAAGTGGCAGCCAACAcgcagtgcgggggggggggggggggggggggtcgatgcgCTCAGTTCCcagggccccgtgcaggagatcctaGGGGGTCCCGGTGGTCTGACCACCCCCcatctaaggagaaagggggtagGTTTTACATGATATTTATCATTTAATGGTGGGTCGCACAAACTTTTTTTTGGAGGGCCCCAGTTGTCAGACTATGGGCTCAGGGCTCAGTTTCGCCCCAAGACCCAGCGCTCAGGGGGTCACTGAATAAAGAATACTAAATAATAATACACAATGCGGACATAATGCGGACataatacaactcccaacatcttCGATAGCCGCAGGTTTAGGGATTGGTGCAGGCGGCAAAGTCCATACAACCCTCCTATAGACTGTTCAGATTCCCAGGGCCTGGGGTGTCGGGGTCACATGTCATCCATTATGTCTTAAAGTAATCAATAGTAAGAAGAGCGTGGACCTTGTCCCCTGCCGTGTAATCTACAGGACACGTCAGGCTCAGGGGCCACTACAGTGAGGTTTATGGCGACACGAGCTGATTCTGCAGAATGAAGAGGTTATATAACTTATCAGCTCATCACATGACAGCTCTGAAGTATCTCTTACACAAGGACGGAGAGGGTGTCATGGCCGCTGACCACTTACCTAGTGTCATCATCTCGTACAGCAAGATCCCAAATGACCACCTATGAGAGAGGAGAAGCGGTGAGCCTGTGACATCATCCCGCTGACCCCGCCCACTATTAGCGGTCACTCACACGTcgctcttctctgtgatgtcCGATCCCTTCAGCCGCTCTGGTGACTGCCACTTCAGAGGCACCTGGGCCGCTCGCCGTGCAGGGACGGAGccggttctgtactgtatggcGGCCAAACCCAGACCGCAGAGCTGGACGCTCAGATCCTCGTGGATGAGGACATTACACGCAGCCACGTAGCCGTGGACCAGATTGTGCATCTCAGACAGATACTCCTGGGGAGGGGGAGAAGTCACGAGTCAGAGATTCTAACATGTGGGTGAGCGAGAGCACCAAGACCCCTCTGAcctcggcacccccccccccccccccgctctgtcccCCTTGTTCAGACCCCTCCGGCCCCCCTTGTTCCGACCCCTCCGGCCCCCCTTGTTCCGACCCCTCCGGCCCCCCTTGTTCAGACCCCTCCGTCCCCCTTGTTCAGACCCCTCCGTCCCCCTTGTTCCGACCCCTCCGGCCCCCCTTGTTCCGACCCCTCCGGCCCCCCTTGTTCCGACCCCTCCGGCCCCCCTTGTTCCGACCCCTCCGGCCCCCCTTGTTCAGACCCCTCCGGCCCCCCTTGTTCAGACCCCTCCGTCCCCCTTGTTCAGACCCCTCCGTCCCCCTTGTTCAGACCCCTCCGTCCCCCTTGTTCAGACCCCTCCGTCCCCCTTGTTCAGACCCCTCCGTCCCCCTTGTTCAGACCCCTCCGTCCCCCTTGTTCAGACCCCTCCGTCCCCCTTGTTCAGACCCCTCCGTCCCCCTTGTTCAGACCCCTCCGTCCCCCTTGTTCAGACCCCTCCGTCCCCCTTGTTCAGACCCCTCCGTCCCCCttgttcagacccctctgtccccctgtTTAGACCCCTCCGTCCCCCTTGTTCCGACCCCTCCGTCCCCCTTGTTCCGACCCCTCCGTCCCCCTTGTTCAGACCCCTCCGTCTCACTGTGGTAAACCTTAGAATATGGGATCCATGATTCACCACTATGTCCTGTAATGTGTCACCTACCAGCCCACTGGCCACTTGTGAAGATATGGCGTAGACGTTCCTCTCAGTGATCCTTGGGGAGGCGCCATCTGCAGCCTGTACACCCTAAATATGGAAGAATCGCACATTACTGGGGGGAGGGCCAGACATCGCTGACACCATAATATCAAAAGATAGAACAAATAGCAATTCCTTATTATCATCAttaccatcacccccatcatcataaccaccacccccatcatcataaccaccacccccatcatcataaccaccacccccatcatcataaccaccacccccatcatcataaccACCACCCCATCATCATAAccaccacccccatcatcatcatcatcaccaccacccccatcatcataaccACCACCCCATCATCATAAccaccacccccatcatcatcatcatcatcatcaccaccaccccccatcatcatcacttctCCTACAACCTGCCAATAGTGATGCTCAGGGCAGAGACAGGACGACTGTGTCTTACCCTCCATTCCTTCTCAATATTCACATTAAATCAAGCAGCGCCACCTCTTGGGCTGAACCTGGTACTGCAGTTTAAACTCAGCAGAGCATCAGTCCCAGAAtgtggacaggggtggcactTGTCTAATCCTGGAcgcgcccccctccccctgccaaaATACGGATCCCAAATTTACAGCTAAAAATATATCCGCAGGCTTTGGCGCATCTAATACAATACAACCACTCGATGGGCTTAAGAGGGAAAACAAGATCACACCACAAAACCCATTTATAATAACAATCCCTGCGCCCGCTGAGTCATGTGACCGCGAAATCTGATAATGGCTTCATGTAAACATCGGTCACACGTCTCCTCCATGATAAGAGTGCGGAGAGATAAGTCACATGGTGTACACAGTGTCACAGCGTGGAACACAACCggggagggtcatgtgacacagccGGGATACAGTGTCCGCACCGAGACAGGAGCCTGGGAATCTGAATGGGGATCTACAATCTCAGCTTAAGGACTAGACATCACTCTTTAAGGACTGTACTATACATCCCAGTTTAAGGACTGTACTATGCATCACACTTTATGGACTGTATTATATATCCCGGTATAAGGACTGTATTATATATCCCGGTTCAAGGACTGTATTATATATCCCGGTATAAGGACTGTATTATATATCCCGGTTCAAGGACTGTATTATATATCCCGGTATAAGGACTGTATTATATATCCCGGTTCAAGGACTGTATTATATATCCCGGTTCAAGGACTGTTATTATATATCCCGGTTCAAGGACTGTTATTATATATCCCGGTTCAAGGACTGTATTATATATCCCGGTTCAaggactgtactatatataccggTTCAAGGACTGTATTATATATACCGGTtcaaggactgtactacacattaCACTTCAAGGACTGCACTACACATTACACTtcaaggactgtactacacattacacttcaaggactgtactacacattaCACTTCATGGACTGCACTACACATTACACTTCATGGACTGCACTACACATTACACTTCATGGACTGCACTACACATTACACTtcaaggactgtactacacattaCACTTCATGGACTGTACTACACATTACACTTCAAGGACTGCACTACACATTACACTtcaaggactgtactacacattacacttcaaggactgtactacacattacacttcaaggactgtactacacattacacttcatggactgtactacacattacacttcaaggactgtactacacattaCACTTCATGGACTGTACTACACATTACACTTCATGGACTGCACTACACATTACACTtcaaggactgtactacacattacacttcatggactgtactacacattacacttcaaggactgtactacacattaCACTTCATGGACTGTACTACACATTACACTTCAAGGACTGCACTACACATTACACTTCATGGACTGTACTACACATTACACTTCAAGGACTGCACTACACATTACACTTCATGGACTGCACTACACATTACACTtcaaggactgtactacacattaCACTTCATGGACTGTACTACACATTACACTTCAAGGACTGCACTACACATTACACTTCATGGACTATACTACACATTACACTtcaaggactgtactacacattacacttcatggactgtactacacattacacttcaaggactgtactacacattaCACTTCATGGACTGCACTACACATTACACTtcaaggactgtactacacattacacttcaaggactgtactatatataccggttcaaggactgtactacacattaCACTTCAAGGACTGCACTACACATTACACTtcaaggactgtactacacattacacttcaaggactgtactatatataccggttcaaggactgtactacacattacacttcaaggactgtactacacattacacttcaaggactgtactacacattacacttcaaggactgtactacacattaCACTTCAAGGACTGCACTACACATTACACTTCAAGGACTGCACTACACATTACACTTCAAGGACTGCACTACACATTACACTTCAAGGACTGCACTACACATTACACTTCAAGGACTGCACTACACATTACACTTCATGGACTGCACTACACATTACACTTCAaggactgtactatatataccggttcaaggactgtactacacattaCACTTCAAGGACTGCACTACACATTACACTtcaaggactgtactacacattaCACTTCATGGACTGCACTACACATTACACTTCAAGGACTGCACTACACATTACACTTCATGGACTGCACTACACATTACACTtcaaggactgtactacacattaCACTTCATGGACTGCACTACACATTACATTtcaaggactgtactacacattaCACTTCATGGACTGCACTACACATTACACTTCAAGGACTGCACTACACATTACACTTCAAGGACTGCACTACACATTACACTtcaaggactgtactacacattaCACTTCATGGACTGCACTACACATTACACTTCAAGGACTGCACTACACATTACACTTCAAGGACTGCACTACACATTACACTtcaaggactgtactacacattaCACTTCATGGACTGCACTACACATTACACTTCATGGACTGTACTACACATTACACTTCATGGACTGCACTACACATTACACTtcaaggactgtactacacattaCACTTCAAGGACCGCACTACACATTACACTTCAAGGACTGCACTACACATTACACTTCATGGACTGCACTACACATTACACTtcaaggactgtactacacattaCACTTCAAGGACTGCACTACACATTACACTTCATGGACTGCACTACACATTACACTTCAAGGACTGCACTACACATTACACTtcaaggactgtactacacattaCACTTCAAGGACTGCACTACACATTACACTTCATGGACTGCACTACACATTACACTTCAAGGACTGCACTACACATTACACTTCATGGACTGTACTACACATTACACTTCATGGACTGCACTACACATTACACTTCAAGGACTGCACTACACATTACACTTCAAGGACTGCACTACACATTACACTtcaaggactgtactacacattaCACTTCATGGACTTGTTTCACACACAATACCTGACGTGAGTTTCGGAGGAAGGTGAGCAGGTCCCCGTAGGACATGGCCTCCATGATGACACTCGGGGGTCTCCTCTCGGTCTGACACCAAAGCATCTTCACCAGATTGTCATGATTACAGACCTGCACATAGAACTTCAGGAGGTCGATGAAATCCTGCACCTCTCCGGggctgcaatgctctgcagatgagaAGATGGCGGTCAGCCTGTGGTCCTCTCCTTGTTGGGGTCCTTACCCCGGACTCACTCACCTGACAGCTCCTTCAGGATGACATGCTGACCGTCTTGTGTCTTCTCTGAGCAGCACAGGACGGCCCGACTAATGGGACCGAAGTGTCCGTCACACAGCACCTCCCTGCGCTCCACCGACCACTCAATGGGCAGCTGCTTCTTCTCCACAACAggatccagagtctccagagaatTCTCATACACCCCCGCAGCGTTCACTGCCCAATCCAGAGGGAAATCTAGAATGGGGGGGAAACTTATATCCACTGCAGAGCACagtgcagtacagtatatatccactgcagagcacagtgcagtatatatccactgcagagcacagtgcagtatatatccactgcagagcacagtacagtatatatccactgcaga is a genomic window of Hyla sarda isolate aHylSar1 chromosome 10, aHylSar1.hap1, whole genome shotgun sequence containing:
- the LOC130294434 gene encoding tyrosine-protein kinase STYK1-like, which gives rise to MDDLQQMTMNSSEDFHRNENGWQNSVIIIPALLSGSTLIVIAIILWKSIRRKRRDKRKRAKDKTNDFPLDWAVNAAGVYENSLETLDPVVEKKQLPIEWSVERREVLCDGHFGPISRAVLCCSEKTQDGQHVILKELSEHCSPGEVQDFIDLLKFYVQVCNHDNLVKMLWCQTERRPPSVIMEAMSYGDLLTFLRNSRQGVQAADGASPRITERNVYAISSQVASGLEYLSEMHNLVHGYVAACNVLIHEDLSVQLCGLGLAAIQYRTGSVPARRAAQVPLKWQSPERLKGSDITEKSDVWSFGILLYEMMTLGSPPYPDVDPSQLPSKLQKNYRMEQPPQCGPRLYEVMSSCWQWEALLRPCFTDVVKQLQNATEQADGLTPVTAGDTLSWSEYLRVAGIPS